From Sphingopyxis sp. USTB-05, the proteins below share one genomic window:
- a CDS encoding class I mannose-6-phosphate isomerase — protein sequence MPATLLATHRVEKPWGRHQLWGSFRDPPAGGEPVGEIWFQAPGDSTPDLLIKYLFTSEKLSVQVHPDDAQAHARGLPRGKDECWLILDAAPEATIALGTKAPVDAGVLRDAALDGRIEQLLDWKPVKAGDFFYVPSGTVHAIGAGLTLIEVQQNSETTYRLYDYGRPRELHLEDGIAVSDPQPYAAYPSPGRVADDRNILVDGPKFVLERLAGGTRAIDLPDSVTAWLIPVSGQGTVDGASLAAGECWSLTGSVRIDAETGADLLLAYPGEGRLA from the coding sequence GTGCCGGCGACATTGCTTGCGACCCATCGCGTGGAGAAGCCCTGGGGGCGCCACCAGCTTTGGGGGTCGTTTCGCGATCCGCCCGCGGGCGGTGAACCGGTCGGCGAGATATGGTTCCAGGCGCCCGGCGACAGCACGCCCGACCTCCTGATCAAATATCTCTTCACCAGTGAAAAACTGTCGGTGCAGGTCCATCCCGACGACGCGCAGGCGCATGCGCGCGGACTGCCGCGCGGCAAGGACGAATGCTGGCTGATCCTCGATGCTGCGCCCGAAGCCACCATCGCGCTCGGAACGAAGGCACCGGTCGATGCGGGCGTGCTGCGCGACGCCGCGCTCGACGGCCGCATCGAGCAATTGCTCGACTGGAAGCCCGTAAAGGCAGGCGATTTCTTCTACGTCCCGTCGGGCACGGTGCATGCGATCGGCGCCGGACTGACGCTGATCGAAGTGCAGCAGAACAGCGAGACGACATACCGCCTCTATGACTATGGGCGCCCTCGCGAACTGCATCTGGAGGACGGCATCGCGGTGTCCGATCCGCAGCCCTATGCCGCATATCCCTCGCCTGGCCGCGTCGCCGACGACCGCAATATCCTCGTCGACGGGCCCAAATTCGTCCTCGAACGGCTGGCAGGCGGCACGCGCGCGATCGACCTCCCGGATAGCGTCACGGCATGGCTGATCCCGGTTTCGGGCCAGGGTACCGTCGATGGCGCCTCTTTGGCGGCGGGCGAATGCTGGTCGCTCACCGGTTCGGTTCGGATTGATGCCGAGACCGGGGCCGACCTGTTGCTCGCCTACCCCGGCGAGGGGAGGCTCGCATGA
- a CDS encoding sugar MFS transporter, with protein sequence MTAGRSGTAWTFAYVTMLFFVWGAVTAVNDILIPAVKAIFALSDTESFLTQFAFFMAYGVVSLPAAAIMGRLGAANSIVAALATMIVGCLIMPFATIVREYAIVLVGLFVIASGITLLQVAANPLSASLGRPDRSHFRLVLSQAFNSLGTVIAPYLAARTLLQGGLFEAGQVTEAKIAYSLGRIDVAYIFIAAVIAVLAMFLYRVRHEITAAAPPVETGARVSSAFASPWALAGALSIFLYVGAEVAIGSAMVNFLEQPDVFAISAVQAGSLVSLYWLGAMIGRFVGSGLLYRLPAGPLLAVAAVAAALLCLTISQISGPAAGVLAISVGLFNSIMFPVIFSLTIERSTAPASATSGLLCMAIVGGALVPLVFAGVADASGSRFLAFLVPMACYLVIALFGWRAARVPARAQAIASSPH encoded by the coding sequence ATGACCGCTGGCCGCTCGGGCACCGCCTGGACCTTCGCCTATGTCACGATGCTCTTCTTCGTCTGGGGAGCGGTGACCGCGGTCAACGATATATTGATCCCGGCGGTGAAGGCGATCTTCGCGCTCAGCGATACCGAAAGCTTCCTTACGCAATTCGCCTTCTTCATGGCCTATGGCGTCGTCTCGCTACCCGCTGCGGCGATCATGGGACGCCTCGGCGCCGCCAATTCGATCGTCGCGGCGCTCGCGACGATGATCGTCGGCTGCCTGATCATGCCGTTTGCGACCATCGTGCGCGAATATGCGATCGTGCTCGTCGGTCTGTTCGTCATCGCGTCGGGGATCACGCTGCTGCAGGTTGCGGCGAATCCGCTGTCGGCATCGCTCGGCCGCCCCGACCGCTCGCATTTCCGGTTGGTCCTGAGCCAGGCGTTCAATTCGCTCGGCACGGTGATTGCGCCCTATCTTGCCGCTCGCACGTTGCTGCAGGGCGGGCTCTTCGAAGCCGGCCAGGTGACCGAGGCGAAGATCGCCTATTCGCTCGGCCGGATCGACGTCGCCTATATCTTCATCGCGGCGGTCATCGCAGTGCTCGCAATGTTCCTCTACCGTGTCCGCCACGAGATCACCGCCGCGGCGCCGCCGGTCGAAACGGGCGCGCGCGTGTCGAGCGCCTTCGCCTCGCCCTGGGCGCTCGCCGGGGCGCTCTCGATCTTCCTCTATGTCGGCGCCGAGGTCGCGATCGGCAGCGCGATGGTCAATTTCCTTGAACAGCCCGATGTGTTCGCGATCAGCGCGGTGCAAGCGGGCAGCCTCGTCAGCCTCTATTGGCTCGGCGCGATGATCGGGCGCTTTGTCGGCTCGGGGCTGCTCTACCGACTCCCGGCCGGACCGCTGCTTGCGGTGGCGGCCGTCGCCGCGGCGCTGCTCTGCCTGACGATCAGCCAGATCAGCGGTCCGGCGGCGGGCGTCCTCGCCATCTCGGTCGGGCTGTTCAACTCGATCATGTTCCCGGTGATCTTTTCGCTGACCATCGAGCGGTCGACCGCGCCCGCGTCGGCGACCTCCGGGCTGCTGTGCATGGCGATCGTCGGGGGCGCGCTCGTCCCGCTTGTCTTCGCTGGGGTCGCCGACGCTAGCGGCAGCCGCTTCCTCGCCTTTCTGGTGCCGATGGCCTGTTACCTCGTCATCGCGCTGTTCGGCTGGCGCGCGGCGCGGGTGCCGGCGCGCGCGCAAGCCATCGCAAGTTCGCCGCACTGA
- a CDS encoding GH92 family glycosyl hydrolase yields the protein MDIDRNWNRARKFGAILASSAAVLPLMLALSPVAAQPKAGQSPVELADPLVGTAPLDDPAVIGNAPPPGEPVYSGQTSPAALLPHGSVAAAPVNNNIELQYPNGVPVPYYYTNPTMIGFTGGGGPTYGGNAEPFIMPVVGDWSPPPAYSQSYYDKSREKARPGYYSVYLDSFKTQAELTATRWASVMRFTFPASERSNIIVNFPRHGGSVEIVGDRIVRGKSNESRSVDGAYFVAEFSKPFTALGTFRKAPGDNQGWGIGTSDVQPGAREISGSYSGSYVSFPTKAGEQVLVKMAHGTSYEQAQQRLADEVPGWDFDGVHAAAQGQWAQLLGRVRVSGGTDKQRKLFYSTLYQSFASPRLIAAKGENFADTNGKVQVATHDRYGPVPFWDTGRNQIVLLELMEPEVVKDIMASELAMAREQGYMNTSFHGDNAVFLYLGAWERGIEFDYEAAYEYMRKNATDPKGPRGYLAEYMKQGWISDIVPDHNPSPPYAGGKAGAAKTLEYAWDDYALALYAKKLGKDADYRMFLKRARNYANVFDKSIGFIRGRTADGKWIAPFDPQEPYYNFMMKEASGWSTLWLAPHDVQGLIGLLGGRDAFNAKLDEFFTKPYNPTGICRDCTGVIGQYVHGNQPDQQAPYYYNWSGQPWKTQALVRQILDRTYGSDAAGYGYPGMDDQGATSSWYALSALGFYPVDPSSQDYIIGSPVFDDASLDMGNGKTLRIVAKNNSPTNVYIQSATLNGKPWNKPWFRHDDVKDGATFVFTMGAKPNKAWGAAPDAAPPSMSRQR from the coding sequence ATGGATATCGATAGAAATTGGAACCGCGCGCGGAAGTTTGGCGCCATATTGGCATCGTCGGCGGCGGTGTTGCCGTTGATGCTCGCGCTCTCTCCCGTCGCGGCGCAGCCGAAAGCCGGCCAATCGCCGGTCGAACTCGCCGATCCGCTCGTCGGCACCGCGCCGCTCGACGATCCGGCGGTGATCGGCAATGCGCCGCCGCCGGGCGAACCCGTCTATTCGGGGCAAACCTCGCCCGCCGCGCTGCTGCCGCACGGGTCGGTCGCGGCCGCGCCGGTCAACAATAATATCGAGCTTCAATATCCGAACGGCGTGCCGGTCCCCTATTATTACACCAACCCGACGATGATCGGTTTCACCGGCGGCGGCGGGCCGACCTATGGCGGCAATGCCGAACCCTTTATCATGCCCGTGGTCGGCGACTGGTCGCCGCCGCCCGCATATAGCCAATCCTATTATGACAAGTCGCGCGAGAAGGCTCGGCCGGGTTATTATTCGGTCTATCTCGACAGCTTCAAGACGCAGGCCGAACTGACCGCAACACGCTGGGCAAGCGTGATGCGCTTCACCTTTCCGGCGAGCGAACGATCGAACATCATCGTCAACTTCCCGCGCCATGGCGGCTCGGTCGAGATCGTCGGTGACCGCATCGTGCGCGGCAAGTCGAACGAGAGTCGCAGCGTCGACGGCGCCTATTTCGTCGCCGAATTCTCGAAACCTTTCACGGCGCTCGGGACCTTCCGTAAGGCGCCCGGAGACAATCAGGGCTGGGGCATCGGCACCAGCGACGTCCAGCCCGGCGCGCGCGAAATATCGGGCAGCTATTCGGGCAGCTACGTCAGCTTCCCGACGAAAGCGGGTGAACAGGTGCTCGTGAAGATGGCGCATGGCACCAGCTATGAACAGGCGCAGCAGCGGCTTGCGGACGAGGTCCCCGGCTGGGATTTCGACGGCGTCCACGCCGCCGCACAGGGCCAGTGGGCGCAGCTTCTCGGCCGCGTCCGCGTGTCGGGCGGCACCGACAAGCAGCGGAAGCTCTTCTACTCGACGCTGTACCAGTCTTTCGCTTCGCCGCGCTTGATCGCGGCGAAGGGTGAGAATTTCGCCGACACCAACGGCAAGGTGCAGGTCGCGACGCACGACCGTTACGGGCCGGTGCCCTTCTGGGATACGGGGCGCAACCAGATCGTGCTGCTCGAACTGATGGAGCCGGAGGTCGTCAAGGACATCATGGCGTCCGAACTCGCGATGGCGCGCGAGCAAGGCTATATGAACACCTCGTTCCATGGCGACAATGCGGTGTTCCTCTACCTCGGGGCGTGGGAGCGCGGCATCGAATTCGATTATGAGGCCGCCTATGAATATATGCGCAAGAATGCGACCGACCCAAAGGGGCCGCGGGGCTATCTTGCCGAATATATGAAGCAGGGCTGGATTTCGGACATCGTGCCCGATCACAATCCCAGCCCGCCCTATGCCGGGGGCAAGGCGGGCGCGGCAAAGACGCTCGAATATGCGTGGGACGATTATGCGCTCGCGCTCTACGCGAAAAAGCTCGGCAAGGACGCCGACTACCGGATGTTCCTGAAGCGTGCGCGCAACTACGCCAATGTGTTCGACAAATCGATCGGCTTCATCCGCGGGCGCACCGCCGACGGCAAGTGGATCGCGCCCTTCGACCCGCAAGAACCTTATTATAATTTCATGATGAAGGAGGCGTCGGGCTGGTCGACGCTGTGGCTCGCGCCGCACGACGTGCAGGGGCTGATCGGCCTTCTTGGCGGGCGCGATGCGTTCAACGCCAAGCTCGACGAGTTTTTCACCAAGCCCTACAATCCGACGGGCATCTGCCGCGACTGCACCGGCGTGATCGGCCAATATGTCCACGGCAACCAGCCCGACCAGCAGGCGCCCTATTATTACAACTGGAGCGGCCAGCCTTGGAAGACGCAGGCGCTGGTGCGCCAGATCCTCGACCGCACCTATGGCAGCGACGCGGCAGGTTACGGCTATCCGGGCATGGACGATCAGGGCGCGACTTCATCCTGGTACGCGCTTTCTGCTCTCGGTTTCTATCCGGTCGATCCGTCGAGCCAGGACTATATCATCGGCAGTCCCGTCTTCGACGACGCCAGCCTCGACATGGGGAATGGCAAGACGCTCCGCATCGTTGCGAAGAATAATTCGCCGACCAACGTCTATATCCAGTCCGCGACGCTGAACGGCAAACCGTGGAACAAGCCGTGGTTCCGCCACGATGATGTGAAGGACGGCGCGACCTTCGTCTTCACCATGGGGGCCAAACCGAACAAGGCGTGGGGCGCCGCGCCCGACGCCGCGCCGCCGTCGATGTCGCGACAGCGCTGA